The genomic segment CCCGAACACGCTGCACGGCCTCGTCACGGACTTCTCCGAGCAGGCCTGGGAGCTCGTCGACGCCTTCTGGCCCGGCGCGCTCACCCTCGTCGCCAAGCACCAGCCGTCCCTGAACTGGGACCTCGGCGACACCCGCGGCACCGTCGCGGTCCGGATGCCGCTGCACCCCGTCGCGATCGAACTGCTGACCGCCACCGGCCCGCTCGCGGTGTCCAGCGCCAATCTGACCGGGCACCGTTCCCCCGAGGACTGCGACGCCGCCCAGGAGATGCTCGGCGACTCCGTCGCGGTGTACCTGGACGCCGGGCCGACGCCCGCCACCGTCCCGTCGTCCATCGTCGACGTGACCGGCA from the Streptomyces sp. RKAG293 genome contains:
- a CDS encoding L-threonylcarbamoyladenylate synthase, encoding MARRYDCSDATDRAAGLREATSAIKRGELVVLPTDTLYGIGADAFDAQAVGDLLEAKGRGRNMPSPVLVGSPNTLHGLVTDFSEQAWELVDAFWPGALTLVAKHQPSLNWDLGDTRGTVAVRMPLHPVAIELLTATGPLAVSSANLTGHRSPEDCDAAQEMLGDSVAVYLDAGPTPATVPSSIVDVTGKIPVLLRAGAISADQLREVVPDLEERN